In the Pirellulales bacterium genome, one interval contains:
- a CDS encoding DUF1559 domain-containing protein, which yields MTRQKSGFTLIELLLVIAIIGLLVSLLLPAVQASRESGRRLQCQNNLRQYGIALANFESSRRVFPASVTATVYGPASNNPSLQLHNYMLELLPYFGAGAEPDLSLDFTEGTNEAIIRQTFPFAVCPSTPSRSAMSEATLSTAEIASSLGIIPENQPLTQVIELLGPTGDKMFEAAPGDYSVPAAVSRSVAAALDYPLPPDGIFSLLPLEGMFPLPIQQLLEARTIRALFVGPGKIELAIRRDAASIKDGTSHTLAMIEVAGRPQCWRGDYRLMEREPLTGAAWADPSSVAILAGTDGPLEGLIQASNNRQPYSFHPAGVNVCFADGHVIVLNADTDPRTLVALVTPDGGETSSP from the coding sequence ATGACGCGGCAAAAATCAGGCTTTACGCTGATCGAGTTGCTCCTGGTGATTGCCATTATTGGACTGTTGGTTTCTCTGTTGCTTCCCGCCGTGCAGGCGTCGCGCGAGAGCGGTCGGCGGCTGCAATGCCAGAATAATCTGCGTCAATACGGGATTGCGCTGGCGAATTTCGAGTCGTCTCGGAGGGTCTTTCCAGCGAGCGTGACGGCTACCGTCTATGGCCCCGCTTCGAACAATCCCAGCCTTCAACTGCACAACTACATGCTGGAATTGCTGCCGTACTTTGGCGCTGGCGCCGAGCCTGATCTGTCCCTTGATTTCACCGAGGGCACGAACGAGGCAATTATTCGCCAGACTTTTCCCTTTGCTGTCTGTCCGTCCACGCCGAGTCGATCCGCGATGAGTGAAGCGACGCTTTCAACGGCCGAAATCGCTTCTTCCTTGGGCATCATTCCGGAAAACCAGCCACTTACGCAGGTGATCGAGTTGCTTGGTCCCACAGGTGACAAGATGTTCGAGGCCGCCCCAGGCGATTACAGCGTCCCTGCAGCCGTGAGCCGATCGGTAGCCGCAGCGCTCGATTATCCACTCCCGCCAGACGGCATTTTCTCGCTACTTCCGTTGGAAGGGATGTTTCCTCTACCGATTCAGCAACTCCTCGAAGCACGGACCATACGCGCGCTTTTCGTCGGCCCGGGCAAGATAGAGCTTGCCATCCGCCGCGACGCGGCCAGCATCAAGGATGGAACCAGCCATACGCTGGCGATGATCGAAGTGGCCGGCCGGCCACAATGCTGGCGAGGCGACTACCGGCTGATGGAGCGCGAGCCTTTGACGGGCGCCGCTTGGGCAGACCCCAGCAGCGTGGCCATCCTTGCCGGAACGGATGGCCCGCTCGAGGGTTTGATTCAAGCCTCGAACAACCGCCAGCCGTACAGTTTTCATCCGGCTGGCGTCAACGTGTGCTTCGCCGACGGACATGTTATCGTACTGAATGCTGACACCGACCCGCGCACACTTGTAGCGCTGGTCACACCTGATGGTGGTGAGACTTCCAGCCCATGA
- a CDS encoding LPXTG cell wall anchor domain-containing protein, whose amino-acid sequence MSIREHWLEIAFAVAAALLLAQLVPVALWWLRTTRFHGATWMMVAGVNALLVAGLLVFWFRQRGA is encoded by the coding sequence ATGTCGATTCGCGAACACTGGCTGGAAATTGCGTTCGCCGTCGCGGCGGCGCTGTTGTTGGCGCAGCTCGTTCCCGTTGCGTTGTGGTGGCTCCGCACGACGCGGTTCCACGGAGCCACATGGATGATGGTGGCTGGCGTGAACGCGCTCTTGGTCGCCGGCCTGCTCGTCTTTTGGTTCAGACAGCGGGGAGCCTAA
- a CDS encoding glycosyltransferase family 2 protein, which produces MNDNSQIGAGPGEPGLVSVVIPTYQRGYILDRAIQSVLDQTYRQVEIVVADDGSTDATREVVARFGPVVRYFHQPNAGVSAARNLGLRHARGEFIALLDSDDCWLPWKLEAQVRLLKRFPEVGMVWTDMVAIDDDGRCLDEAHLRNFYAAYRELPTNDFFERSGRLADLWPDAPPQLAGRKYFVGDIFSQMLLGNLVHTSTVLMCRERLQLVGGFDQTHRFAGEDYEYHLTTSYHGPVAFLDVSSILYRVGAPDQITAPHLALHFAQGNLRTVQSWLERAKGRIRLTPAQVRRRMAGSFGWAGREELRAGQRSAARQHLLQSLRLHPFQPRLGALLALSLLPRRLYDRLQYVRHADRTAAVAKQPTNEQANEPDHALTP; this is translated from the coding sequence ATGAATGACAACAGCCAGATTGGTGCCGGCCCTGGCGAACCGGGGCTGGTGAGCGTGGTGATTCCCACCTATCAGCGCGGCTACATTCTGGACCGCGCGATTCAGAGCGTCCTCGACCAGACCTATCGTCAGGTCGAGATCGTGGTGGCCGACGACGGATCGACCGATGCGACTCGCGAGGTGGTCGCACGTTTCGGGCCAGTCGTGCGCTACTTCCATCAACCGAACGCCGGCGTCTCGGCCGCGCGCAATCTCGGCCTGCGCCACGCGCGCGGCGAGTTCATTGCGCTCTTGGATTCCGACGATTGCTGGCTGCCGTGGAAGCTCGAAGCGCAGGTCCGCTTGCTGAAGCGCTTTCCCGAGGTGGGCATGGTCTGGACCGACATGGTGGCGATCGATGACGATGGCCGCTGTCTCGACGAGGCCCACTTGCGCAACTTTTACGCCGCGTACCGCGAGCTGCCGACGAACGACTTTTTCGAACGCAGCGGCCGGCTGGCCGATCTATGGCCCGACGCCCCCCCACAACTTGCCGGCCGCAAGTATTTCGTCGGCGATATCTTCTCGCAGATGCTGTTGGGGAATCTCGTCCACACGTCGACCGTGCTGATGTGCCGCGAGCGGCTGCAGCTCGTCGGCGGGTTCGATCAGACGCACCGCTTCGCCGGCGAGGATTACGAGTATCACCTCACGACCAGCTACCACGGGCCGGTGGCGTTTCTCGACGTGTCGAGCATCTTGTATCGAGTGGGCGCCCCCGATCAGATCACGGCGCCCCATCTGGCGCTGCACTTCGCGCAGGGAAATCTGCGCACGGTGCAGTCGTGGTTGGAACGCGCCAAGGGACGCATCCGACTGACGCCAGCCCAAGTGCGACGCCGTATGGCGGGCTCGTTCGGCTGGGCTGGGCGCGAGGAGCTGCGCGCGGGACAACGGAGTGCTGCCCGCCAGCACCTGCTGCAAAGCCTGCGTCTGCACCCCTTCCAACCGCGCCTGGGGGCATTGCTGGCGCTGAGCCTTCTGCCGCGGCGGCTCTACGATCGGTTGCAGTACGTGCGTCACGCCGATCGGACAGCCGCGGTCGCCAAACAACCGACGAACGAGCAGGCGAACGAACCCGATCACGCCCTGACCCCGTAA
- a CDS encoding lipopolysaccharide biosynthesis protein — protein sequence MTPYQPSARAQRWLAPESLATSIALGILLTVVARFAGLGRGVFFARWMDRAELGSWSLAYNAISVVSFFLLLGLPGALSRYVERHRREGRLRSFLIRTLVAGLGVGVAACLVGMIFASPLARFFFDDSQRITLMALTALGTFSLVATNLVQGVFQGLRLSRINSLVQMGQSIGFALLGAVVLLLWRDDAIGSAWAYLLSAVVVMLPQTWLLYVYLRTLSPSPAAGANEPIWRPMLIYSFGTWSAGGLSELWRVVDRWLLVHDGAGETVERLAQIGSYYIVEMITLPLLTLAVQISILVLPHIVHLYEDGRDADAQRLVRLSTKLVVLMLVFGSYLLVTMKHFLLVTVFDDTSGQGLAIFEFVLMAMIAASAHYMLRSYVLCRERVWFTAAGWGVGLAANLALAAILIPRYELVGATLATMISAQIALVTIVWLSRIGGLAIEARLVGVLVLPLVLLAPPLATAAALGALVVVAATTHLVFDPQEKQQLRDKLNAASARFLPRRFSERVAVHA from the coding sequence ATGACGCCGTATCAACCCTCTGCCCGGGCACAGCGTTGGCTCGCGCCCGAATCGCTGGCCACGTCGATTGCCCTGGGCATCCTGTTGACCGTCGTCGCACGGTTCGCCGGCTTGGGACGTGGCGTCTTCTTCGCACGCTGGATGGATCGCGCGGAGTTGGGCAGTTGGTCGCTGGCTTACAACGCCATCTCCGTGGTCTCGTTCTTTTTACTACTGGGCTTGCCAGGCGCCCTGAGCCGCTACGTCGAGCGCCACCGGCGCGAAGGCCGCCTGCGCAGCTTTCTCATCCGTACGCTCGTCGCCGGGTTGGGCGTGGGCGTGGCGGCATGTCTCGTGGGCATGATCTTTGCGTCCCCCCTGGCACGATTCTTCTTCGACGATTCGCAGCGCATCACGCTGATGGCGCTGACGGCCCTGGGCACGTTCTCGCTCGTGGCCACGAACCTGGTGCAGGGGGTGTTCCAGGGGTTGCGCCTTTCGCGGATCAACTCGCTGGTACAGATGGGCCAATCGATCGGTTTTGCCCTGCTGGGGGCCGTCGTCTTGCTCCTGTGGCGCGACGATGCGATCGGTAGCGCCTGGGCCTATCTGCTGAGCGCCGTGGTCGTCATGCTGCCCCAGACCTGGCTCTTGTACGTCTACCTGCGCACGTTGTCCCCCAGTCCGGCCGCTGGAGCGAACGAGCCCATCTGGCGACCCATGTTGATCTATTCCTTTGGCACTTGGAGCGCCGGTGGACTGTCCGAACTGTGGCGCGTCGTGGATCGTTGGCTGCTCGTTCACGACGGCGCCGGCGAAACGGTCGAACGCCTAGCCCAGATCGGCAGCTATTACATCGTCGAGATGATCACCCTGCCGTTGCTGACGCTGGCCGTGCAGATCAGCATCCTCGTCCTGCCGCACATCGTACACCTCTACGAGGATGGTCGCGACGCCGACGCGCAGCGACTGGTGCGCCTGTCGACGAAGCTCGTCGTGCTGATGCTCGTCTTCGGTTCCTACCTGCTCGTGACGATGAAGCACTTCCTGCTCGTCACCGTGTTCGACGACACGTCGGGGCAGGGACTGGCCATCTTCGAGTTCGTGTTGATGGCCATGATCGCCGCTTCGGCCCACTACATGTTGCGTTCGTACGTGCTGTGCCGCGAGCGCGTCTGGTTCACCGCGGCGGGCTGGGGCGTGGGGCTAGCGGCGAACCTGGCGCTGGCGGCCATCTTGATCCCCCGCTACGAGCTGGTCGGCGCGACGCTGGCCACCATGATCAGTGCGCAAATTGCGCTCGTGACGATCGTCTGGTTGAGCCGTATCGGTGGACTGGCCATCGAGGCACGCCTGGTGGGCGTGCTGGTGTTGCCGCTAGTGTTGCTCGCGCCGCCGCTGGCGACGGCCGCCGCGCTGGGGGCGTTGGTCGTCGTGGCCGCCACGACGCATCTCGTGTTCGACCCGCAAGAAAAACAACAATTGCGCGACAAGCTGAATGCCGCGAGCGCTCGTTTCCTGCCACGGCGTTTCAGCGAACGTGTCGCCGTGCATGCGTGA
- a CDS encoding terpene cyclase/mutase family protein codes for MKSLRTNAGAWVVARAAAIVACCWIAGVAAAEEADEVTAKKPVTPPLKMTENPLLENVPKLAPAHPTDPALLEESINRGIKFLLEDQNKDGSWGSARNTKELNIYAPVPGAHHAFRTAVTSMCITALIETGRTDEATIAALERGEQWLLDQLLRLRRATPDALYNIWGHAYAISALVKMYDRVPGDEVRRGQIRTLIESQLDYLDRFESVDGGWGYYDFRTGSKKPGTDATSFQTATVLIAMHEARQIGVEPKQRTVDRGIAAILRQQKPDFSYLYGEYLKWVPMHPVNRPGGSLGRSQACNAALRIWNDQSITDQVIAVWLDRLFARNGWLSIGRKRPIPHESWFAVAGYFYYYGHFYGAMCIELLPPAQRQEYRDHMTKLMLELQEKDGSWWDYPLYNYHQQYGTAFALMTLVRCRGEAKS; via the coding sequence ATGAAGTCGCTGCGCACGAATGCCGGAGCATGGGTAGTGGCGCGCGCCGCCGCGATCGTGGCGTGCTGTTGGATCGCGGGCGTGGCTGCGGCCGAAGAAGCGGACGAAGTAACGGCCAAGAAGCCGGTCACCCCGCCGCTCAAGATGACCGAGAATCCGCTGCTGGAGAATGTCCCCAAGCTGGCGCCGGCACATCCAACGGATCCGGCCCTGCTCGAGGAATCCATCAATCGTGGAATCAAGTTCCTGCTCGAGGATCAAAACAAGGATGGTTCCTGGGGATCGGCACGCAACACGAAGGAACTGAACATCTACGCCCCGGTGCCCGGCGCCCACCACGCCTTTCGGACGGCGGTTACCTCGATGTGCATTACGGCGTTGATCGAGACGGGCCGCACGGACGAGGCCACGATCGCTGCGCTCGAGCGGGGCGAGCAATGGCTGCTCGATCAACTCTTGCGCTTGCGCCGGGCGACCCCCGATGCGCTCTACAACATCTGGGGGCACGCCTATGCCATTTCGGCGCTCGTGAAGATGTACGATCGCGTGCCCGGCGATGAAGTCCGCCGCGGTCAGATTCGCACGCTGATCGAATCGCAGTTGGACTATCTCGATCGCTTCGAGTCGGTCGACGGCGGCTGGGGCTACTACGATTTTCGCACCGGTTCAAAAAAACCGGGCACGGACGCGACCAGCTTTCAAACCGCCACGGTGCTGATCGCCATGCACGAGGCGCGGCAGATTGGCGTCGAGCCGAAGCAGCGCACCGTCGACCGCGGCATTGCGGCCATTCTGCGTCAGCAGAAGCCCGATTTCTCGTACCTCTATGGCGAGTATCTCAAGTGGGTGCCGATGCACCCGGTGAACCGCCCGGGGGGCAGCCTGGGACGCTCGCAAGCCTGCAACGCCGCGCTGCGCATCTGGAACGACCAGAGCATCACCGATCAGGTCATCGCCGTCTGGCTCGATCGCCTCTTCGCGCGCAACGGTTGGCTCAGCATCGGCCGCAAGCGACCGATCCCGCACGAGTCGTGGTTCGCCGTGGCGGGCTATTTCTATTACTACGGTCACTTCTATGGCGCCATGTGCATCGAGTTGTTACCCCCTGCGCAACGACAAGAGTATCGCGATCACATGACGAAGCTCATGCTCGAGCTGCAAGAAAAGGACGGCTCGTGGTGGGACTATCCCCTCTACAACTACCACCAGCAGTACGGCACTGCCTTTGCGCTGATGACCCTGGTGCGCTGCCGTGGCGAGGCGAAGAGCTGA
- a CDS encoding HlyD family efflux transporter periplasmic adaptor subunit, protein MSLSRGAHRNLWCAIGATAIISFAWARPGWGYQVVREADPEAPIAAPAEGTPAAEPTKAEPVVEPADEAGEPKPEAKPDEGKPAEEATRPKTDEKKKPAGATYTVTKEPFKVEVSLDGVFEAIQTSEIVLRPETWSEFVVESAVEAGTLVKKGDVLLKFDPRNIDWAIRDMENDRELSYLAIKQAEDELKHLEQESPLELEVAEQSARLITQELKNWENIDRAYYEKSNDYQLRYAKQYVENAEEELKQLDKMYAADDLTEETEEIILKRQREQVDQARFYFERAKIEHARTIEQEIPRQDESIRLGARLAEIKLARIQSRTPMELGRKKLELAKLRYEQSKTDERYAKLQHDRGLMEIYAPEDGVVYYGRPIRGEWSGSSGMAEQIRRGGNVSAQQALMTIVVPRPMFVRAKLPEKELAQVAIGQQGRAVPTGFPDTKLVAAVSRISPIPVSEGHFDARVTVDLGPGHEALMPGMQCSVKLVPYRQAEAIAVPSKALFTDDLDDANRYVLVVGKDGEHARRDVTVGKVSGDRTEIVGGLAAGEKILLEKPEPAKGE, encoded by the coding sequence ATGTCTCTTTCTCGTGGCGCGCATCGCAACTTGTGGTGCGCGATCGGCGCAACAGCAATCATTTCATTTGCCTGGGCGCGACCTGGCTGGGGTTATCAGGTGGTGCGCGAGGCCGATCCCGAGGCCCCCATCGCCGCCCCGGCCGAGGGGACTCCTGCGGCCGAGCCCACCAAGGCCGAACCGGTCGTCGAGCCGGCCGACGAAGCAGGCGAACCCAAGCCAGAGGCGAAGCCCGACGAGGGAAAACCGGCCGAAGAGGCCACTCGGCCGAAGACCGACGAGAAGAAAAAGCCGGCCGGCGCGACGTACACCGTCACGAAAGAGCCGTTCAAGGTCGAAGTATCCCTCGACGGCGTGTTCGAAGCGATTCAGACGAGCGAGATCGTGCTGCGCCCCGAGACGTGGAGTGAGTTCGTTGTCGAGTCGGCGGTCGAGGCCGGCACGCTGGTGAAGAAGGGGGACGTGCTCCTCAAGTTCGACCCCCGCAATATCGACTGGGCCATTCGCGACATGGAGAACGATCGCGAGTTGTCATACCTGGCGATCAAGCAAGCCGAAGACGAGCTCAAGCATCTCGAGCAAGAATCGCCCCTCGAGCTGGAAGTGGCCGAGCAGTCGGCGCGACTCATCACGCAAGAGTTGAAGAACTGGGAGAATATCGACCGCGCGTACTACGAGAAGAGCAACGACTACCAGCTACGTTATGCGAAACAGTATGTCGAGAACGCGGAAGAAGAGCTCAAGCAGCTCGATAAGATGTACGCCGCCGATGACCTGACCGAGGAGACCGAAGAGATCATCCTCAAACGCCAGCGCGAGCAAGTCGACCAGGCGCGCTTCTACTTCGAACGCGCGAAAATCGAACATGCCCGGACCATCGAGCAGGAGATCCCCCGGCAAGACGAATCGATTCGTCTCGGAGCGCGTCTGGCCGAAATCAAGTTGGCGCGGATTCAGTCGCGAACGCCGATGGAGCTGGGCCGCAAGAAGCTGGAGCTGGCCAAGCTGCGCTACGAGCAATCGAAAACCGACGAACGGTATGCGAAGCTGCAACACGATCGGGGCCTGATGGAGATCTACGCCCCCGAAGATGGCGTGGTGTACTACGGGCGGCCGATACGTGGCGAATGGAGTGGATCGAGCGGCATGGCCGAGCAAATCCGCCGCGGGGGCAACGTCTCGGCACAGCAGGCGCTGATGACGATCGTCGTGCCGCGGCCCATGTTCGTCCGTGCCAAGTTGCCAGAGAAAGAGCTCGCGCAGGTCGCGATTGGTCAGCAGGGCCGGGCCGTGCCGACGGGTTTTCCCGACACGAAGCTGGTGGCGGCGGTTTCGCGGATCTCGCCGATTCCGGTGAGCGAGGGGCATTTCGACGCCCGCGTCACGGTCGATTTGGGTCCGGGGCACGAGGCCCTCATGCCAGGCATGCAGTGCAGCGTCAAGCTCGTGCCCTATCGGCAGGCCGAAGCGATCGCCGTGCCTTCGAAGGCTCTTTTCACCGATGATCTCGACGATGCGAATCGCTACGTGCTGGTCGTCGGGAAAGATGGCGAACACGCACGCCGCGACGTGACCGTCGGCAAGGTGAGCGGCGACCGCACGGAGATCGTCGGCGGTCTGGCCGCAGGGGAAAAGATCCTGCTCGAAAAGCCTGAGCCTGCAAAGGGCGAATAG
- a CDS encoding DUF1501 domain-containing protein, with amino-acid sequence MPLELNWNRRDFLRTASAATLSALAAGAARPILADDTAGGANGPPATADALVVLWMGGGMAHTETFDPKAYTPFESGLDPNRVLSTFPAIDTAVDQIKFSAGLERLASVMNRGTLIRTYTAGDLGFILHSRHQYHWHTGYAPPQTVAAPHLGAVVARTLGARDPAMPAFIDIGQRFDVGEGEELKAFHQAGFLGSEFGPFLIPYPEQAVDTIRPPKGMSAERFANRYKHYRRLVERSPVGQIGSDYQRESLLRSLENADRLLGSPAAKAFDLSLEPRENFERYNTGRFGQGCLLARRLIESGARFVEVTTEYIPFKNWDTHDNGHTRLVDMKREIDAPIAQLVLDLEERGLLDRTLIVVASEFSRDMMLEGKPENQVKDQVEVPTVMTELKHYGMHRHFTGAGSVLLFGGGIKRGHLYGRTADERPCKTIENPVTIEDLHATLYRALGISPRLAYEIERRPFYVTRDGLGRPIDDLFA; translated from the coding sequence ATGCCGCTCGAGCTGAACTGGAATCGTCGCGATTTTCTTCGCACAGCAAGCGCCGCGACGCTGTCGGCCCTGGCCGCGGGGGCCGCCCGTCCGATCCTGGCCGATGATACCGCCGGGGGCGCGAACGGTCCGCCCGCGACGGCCGATGCGCTCGTCGTGCTGTGGATGGGGGGGGGCATGGCCCACACCGAGACGTTCGACCCCAAGGCCTACACGCCCTTCGAGTCGGGGCTCGATCCGAACCGCGTGCTCAGCACGTTTCCGGCGATCGATACGGCGGTCGACCAGATCAAGTTCTCCGCGGGGCTCGAACGGCTCGCCTCGGTCATGAATCGCGGGACCTTGATTCGCACCTACACGGCGGGCGACCTCGGTTTCATCCTGCATTCGCGACATCAATACCACTGGCACACCGGCTATGCTCCCCCGCAAACCGTCGCGGCGCCACACCTCGGCGCCGTCGTGGCACGAACGCTCGGTGCGCGCGACCCCGCCATGCCGGCGTTCATCGACATCGGACAGCGTTTCGACGTGGGCGAAGGCGAAGAGCTGAAGGCCTTTCATCAGGCGGGCTTCTTGGGAAGCGAGTTCGGCCCGTTCTTGATTCCCTATCCCGAGCAGGCGGTCGATACGATCCGCCCGCCGAAGGGGATGAGCGCCGAACGGTTCGCGAATCGCTACAAGCATTATCGTCGACTCGTCGAGCGCTCGCCCGTGGGGCAAATCGGTAGCGACTACCAGCGCGAATCGCTGCTGCGTTCGCTCGAGAATGCCGATCGGCTGCTCGGCTCGCCGGCGGCCAAGGCGTTCGATCTCTCGCTCGAGCCGCGCGAGAATTTCGAGCGCTACAACACGGGTCGCTTCGGTCAGGGGTGTCTCCTCGCGCGGCGGCTGATCGAGTCGGGCGCTCGTTTCGTCGAGGTCACGACCGAATACATCCCTTTCAAAAACTGGGACACGCACGACAACGGCCACACGCGTCTGGTGGACATGAAGCGCGAGATCGATGCGCCGATCGCGCAGCTCGTGCTCGATCTGGAAGAGCGCGGCCTGCTCGATCGCACGCTGATCGTCGTGGCCAGCGAATTCAGCCGCGACATGATGCTCGAAGGGAAGCCCGAGAATCAGGTCAAGGATCAGGTCGAGGTGCCGACCGTGATGACCGAGCTCAAGCATTACGGCATGCACCGGCACTTTACCGGCGCCGGTTCGGTGCTGCTGTTCGGCGGTGGCATCAAGCGTGGGCATCTTTACGGCCGCACGGCCGACGAACGCCCTTGCAAGACGATCGAGAACCCCGTCACGATCGAAGATCTGCACGCCACGCTCTACCGGGCGCTGGGGATTTCTCCACGTCTGGCGTATGAAATCGAACGGCGCCCCTTCTATGTGACGCGCGACGGGTTGGGACGCCCGATCGATGATCTCTTTGCCTGA
- a CDS encoding DUF1553 domain-containing protein — MPNSAHGRFLAFLLASAMFVALGVVAPLGAEETTLPAAASRDVDFAKDIRPLFEGSCVACHAGDNRQGGFHLGTRAEFLQGGDSGPVVMPGNSAESLLVQLVAGVDEHRVMPAKGPRWTAEQIGLVRAWIDQGLSWDDGFVFVGRRRSSLAPRRVELPAPQPGESSNPVDLLLRPYLAAHGVSTREAVDDRLFVRRVYLDVLGVLPSVEEANEYIADARPHKRELLVAKLLSDHRRYAVHWLSFWNDALRNDYQGTGYIDGGRKQITGWLLAALENNLPYDDFVRGLLHPTEDSAGFIRGIVWRGVVNASQVPEVQAAQNVSQVFLGINLKCASCHDSFINDWKLADAYGLAAIFSDAPLEVHRCDRPTGETASMKFLYPELGEVDTAAERDQRLAQLAEIMTSEKNGRLARTIVNRLWARLLGRGLVEPVDEMDNEPWNAELLDWLALDLAEHDYDLKHTLSRILTSRAYAMPAVDASPEQRAEGEFVFRGPLVRRLSAEQFVDAVSSLVGSPYAEPAAGISRAPNEEVRAALVAADPLMVALGRPNREQVVTERPSAATTLQALELTNGATLADRLHRGAEKICAGQTKSGAVWIEELYRQALGRVPSPDETEAALSLVGEAATVEGVEDLLWLLVMLPEFQLIY; from the coding sequence ATGCCGAATTCCGCGCACGGGCGCTTCCTTGCATTCTTGTTAGCTTCAGCGATGTTCGTGGCGCTGGGGGTGGTGGCGCCCCTGGGTGCCGAAGAAACCACCTTGCCGGCCGCCGCGTCGCGCGACGTCGATTTCGCCAAGGATATTCGTCCCTTGTTCGAAGGAAGCTGCGTCGCCTGTCATGCCGGTGACAATCGACAAGGAGGCTTTCATCTCGGGACGCGCGCTGAGTTTCTGCAGGGGGGAGACTCGGGCCCGGTGGTCATGCCGGGCAACAGTGCCGAGAGCCTGCTCGTGCAACTCGTGGCGGGAGTGGATGAGCATCGTGTCATGCCGGCCAAGGGTCCGCGCTGGACGGCCGAGCAGATCGGCCTGGTGCGTGCCTGGATCGATCAAGGACTGAGTTGGGACGATGGCTTTGTGTTCGTCGGGCGGCGGCGCTCGTCGCTGGCGCCGCGACGCGTCGAATTGCCCGCGCCCCAGCCGGGCGAATCATCGAACCCGGTCGACCTGCTCCTGCGTCCCTATCTCGCAGCGCACGGCGTCAGCACGCGCGAAGCGGTCGACGATCGTTTGTTTGTCCGCCGGGTTTATCTCGACGTGCTCGGTGTGCTCCCCTCGGTCGAGGAGGCCAACGAATATATCGCCGATGCCCGTCCGCACAAACGCGAGCTGCTGGTGGCGAAACTACTCTCCGACCATCGGCGCTATGCCGTCCACTGGCTGTCGTTCTGGAACGACGCCTTGCGCAACGACTATCAGGGCACGGGCTACATCGACGGCGGACGCAAGCAGATCACCGGGTGGCTGCTCGCCGCGCTCGAGAACAACCTGCCCTACGACGACTTCGTGCGTGGCTTGTTGCATCCCACGGAAGACTCGGCTGGCTTCATTCGGGGCATTGTCTGGCGCGGCGTGGTCAATGCCAGCCAGGTGCCCGAGGTGCAGGCCGCGCAGAACGTCTCGCAGGTGTTCCTGGGGATCAATCTGAAATGCGCCTCCTGCCACGATAGCTTCATCAACGACTGGAAGCTGGCCGATGCCTACGGGCTGGCGGCAATCTTCAGCGACGCGCCGCTCGAGGTTCATCGCTGCGATCGTCCGACGGGCGAGACGGCGTCCATGAAGTTTCTCTACCCCGAGTTGGGCGAGGTGGACACCGCGGCCGAACGAGACCAGCGGCTCGCGCAACTCGCCGAGATCATGACCAGCGAGAAGAATGGGCGGCTGGCGCGGACGATCGTCAACCGGCTCTGGGCCCGGCTCTTGGGACGTGGCCTCGTCGAACCGGTCGACGAGATGGACAACGAGCCCTGGAATGCCGAGTTGCTGGACTGGCTGGCCCTGGATCTGGCCGAGCACGACTACGATCTGAAGCACACGCTGTCGCGCATACTCACGTCCAGGGCTTATGCGATGCCGGCGGTCGATGCCTCGCCCGAGCAACGGGCCGAGGGAGAATTCGTCTTCCGCGGGCCCCTCGTGCGTCGGTTGTCGGCCGAGCAGTTCGTCGATGCGGTCTCATCACTCGTGGGCAGCCCCTATGCCGAACCGGCCGCGGGCATCTCGCGCGCCCCGAACGAAGAGGTCCGCGCCGCGCTGGTGGCCGCCGATCCGCTGATGGTGGCGCTCGGCCGGCCAAATCGTGAGCAGGTGGTCACCGAACGTCCCTCGGCCGCCACGACCCTGCAAGCGCTGGAGTTGACCAACGGGGCGACGCTGGCCGATCGCCTGCATCGCGGGGCCGAAAAGATCTGCGCCGGCCAAACGAAATCGGGGGCCGTATGGATCGAGGAGCTCTATCGCCAGGCCTTGGGTCGAGTTCCCTCGCCCGACGAGACCGAGGCGGCCCTGTCGCTCGTGGGAGAGGCCGCCACGGTCGAAGGGGTCGAGGATCTGCTCTGGCTGCTGGTGATGCTGCCCGAGTTTCAATTGATCTACTGA